attgtcaggctttatacttcgctcctcctctgattttgactctatccaACCcaccttagctctcttcaattccctcgtgaggaataccccgGAGTACTGCTCgatgatctggtcaccttctcATAACTGTAAttatcttgcccttgaaaatgtgcaacgtaaattcgccCATTCCCTctactttaagaaaagcttccctcgtgtggactacccccccccccccgcctccgctttctaaaccttccctttctACAGCAACACatgtaacgcagacattttcaacgtgcccttcgcagagctcgaagtctacttccattccccgattcccaggctttgccgaaattaaaaCGCACAACAGCTTAATCCTTTTAACTCCTCTACTTTAAGTAGGATAAGATTATtagtttctcctcctcctggggATAATAAGTAATTGGGGTTTACTCTGTTTTTTGTccgttaaaatttaaaaaaaattaaataaatatattgtcGTACCTTCGTTTTCCATTCCCACCATAATTCGTCGATATTAATTAGTTTTTCCTCTAAGTATGCCAGTGCCTCGTATACTAGAGAAGAGGGCTTTAATGTTAAATGAGACCATACCTTCCTCATCCGAAAATGTTTACGTGTTTCGACGTTTTTCAATGAGTTCTTCCCTGTTCGTTATAGTTCGTTTTCCCGTTGATACCCCTAATTCGTTAAATCTTTGCGATGAAACTACTCTttgtggtcattgtggtgtagatgCAAAtgcaatctcggatgctttagcaagacagggttcaatttcccccataatTGGGCCTGAACTAGCAATTTGGGTGTCAGTATCATTGGCAAATGCTTCTATCAAAATCTGTGAACAAGGTTGCCATAataacaggtggcagagccttaatgctgctaaacacaccaaattttCCTGTCAGAGCAAACAAACATACAGCAATGTTTATCCTGTCGcaaagcaggaaaacttgcagaattattgtgggcattttgactggccataattcactagctaggcatatgttcagaatagaaattctccaagatgatacgtgcccattctgtaatgaggaagcgaaatccagggaacattttctatgtgagcgcTCATTCTATGGGTGCATCAGacattaaatttttggtgctgatgtgctccagttgcagCGGGTAGCACTACATCCAcgaacggaaatcctacgatgcataatcgaatccgggatattccgttagatggggaaatcgagtacaatgggccactaagGTCTAAGTGCTCAGAGACTTTGCCTGTTCTCCTACCCAACTCGCACATAGTAGGTCATCGCTTTTTCGGCCCGCCACTTGGCAAGTTCTCGTCAGCGCAGAGTACATACCCATACCATTGAAAATGCCTCTCTCCCTATTTTCTCACGATCGGTacgaccccatatcgatcgcgctattgcgtgaagaaatttcataacagaTCGGCAAATATAATAGCATTGATCCAAGATTtcaattgctcagttctgggcgggTCGCTGCCACTGACAGCAATAGtacttgcttctttgaaaacggTCCCAGTTTTGTTTCTGTCAGTCTGAGACCGTCAGGAAAAATCAATGCATAGACCAGTTTATAGAGCACAGGACGTAGGATGTCCGTGTGGCAGGGTCcagaacaagaacaaagaggagtgacgaaggtgtttccttgatgaacactggcAGAAAcatgaaacggttttgatatacctcccatatttccgattttacTTTTCTGATCGTGGTGTTGCAATTTAGTCAACCACCAGATGGGTTTGTAAGGCACACGATCAAATGTTCAAAAGGCTTCTCCAGATCCCGAAATTCAATATACAAAAGGCGAGAGTTCTCATGGCGTTTCCACGTAGATAGCTGCACAGGATTTATTGCATCACTAATTCTTGGTTTAAGGTTTTTTCAACAATATCGCGAATATGGTTTTCACATATGATTTCGAGCGAATGAAGACATATTGGTATCACATTAAAGATAATTGCATTACATACTTGCTGTATAAACACTAGGAGCTTCGCACAAATGCataagaaatccacaaaaccttatataCATTAAAGGCCCTTTTTTATCTCGTACACGCTTGAGTACCATATACATTTTTTATGGAtgtaataagaaaaaaaaaacaaataaacccACCACAAACCAATTTAAAACTGACTAATTGTTACGTTCCTGAATAGAAATTTGATTTAAAACAATTTACCGGAAACCAGGGGGACGGTTACATATGCATATCCCTTTTTTAGCCACCCtgtgtaagttctttcaacattTTCCCAGCTCCGCTGAATAAAGCTGAATCGAATCTACAGTCAGGGCAGACAAAGAGTAACCCTCAAACACTAATGCCATGAATGGCATGAACTGAAATCAATGGATAGTGCCGTGAAACGTTCTAGAAAATTTATGTGAGAATCTTTCTTTTCATGATTCACACAATTTCCAAGAAGCTCATCAAATCGATTGAAAATTCTCTCGTAGCACTTGTCCTGCCATTTTTGAATTGTATGTCAAGGCTGCCACCAGAATAAGCGCGAAAGGCAGGGGCTTaagcaaaagcaaaaaaaacacCAGAAGTGTCGAGAAAAGTCATCGCTGACATTGCTCATCGCTGACAGCTGatattttgttgtaattttGATTTATCGATTTTAAATCGCATCTGGATCGAAGGTGAGAGTGCTACGTTGTCAgtcatcaaattaaattaaatttcaagcaAATTTCGTTTGTAATCAATCAGATTTTTCTAATGTTTTCTCTCCGGTAGTATCCGACTCGCCCCTGCGTACTGACAGCTCGAAGCCAGCAGTGCTCGGTCTCTGACTCTGACAGCAACGCCTGTTTATTTTCTTCGCTCGTATAGTTTTCCTGATCTCGGAAAAGTGGACGACATACGGGCAGAAAATGGCCCAACCGATGGTTTCCAACATGAACATGAACGGACTCAACTCGTCCGAGGCCAAGGACCAGCCCGATCAGAACTGTGATAACCGAAATGGACCACAGCAACAGCAGCAATCTCAGCCAACTGTACGACATATTCCGATTTTCGTCGAAGGACGCGATCAGCCCCTTCTAAACAAAAACGTCGAGAGGTCACCTAGTGATGGGACAAGTGGTCAACGGCAGCCGTCACCAACATTCAGCGATCTGTCCAAGTCCGGGTCAATTTTCGACCGCGTCAAAGATATCCCGGTGCGGAGGATCATACCAGAATTTCAGACAATGTCACCAAACGCTGGCCGAACGGCGTCACCAAATCGAACGATCCCCATCAACGTGGCACACGAAACCTCTCAAAAAGATATCCACGGAGCAGCTTCTGCGGGCCATCATCCCCAGCAGCAACGACAATACCAAAGACAGACCCATCAAGAACAACCACACGTGCAGACATCCAACTCCAAATCGCATTCGATCCCCATAAAAGTGG
The window above is part of the Hermetia illucens chromosome 3, iHerIll2.2.curated.20191125, whole genome shotgun sequence genome. Proteins encoded here:
- the LOC119651958 gene encoding BAG domain-containing protein Samui-like, with amino-acid sequence MAQPMVSNMNMNGLNSSEAKDQPDQNCDNRNGPQQQQQSQPTVRHIPIFVEGRDQPLLNKNVERSPSDGTSGQRQPSPTFSDLSKSGSIFDRVKDIPVRRIIPEFQTMSPNAGRTASPNRTIPINVAHETSQKDIHGAASAGHHPQQQRQYQRQTHQEQPHVQTSNSKSHSIPIKVEHSNSQKDTSKQTPQQTPRGQTASQQPNAADEVDSAATKKPSPAVQQSLDAIAKIQKIQNDVLELMNRVEQFKGGSRTDKEYLYLDEMLTQNLLKLDTIDAEGKDNIKAARKEAIKCINKCISVLEAKTDLAASNSSSSDAVGTTQSNDSQPQSQKDHQEQQKGSK